In Paenacidovorax monticola, the genomic window ATGCCCTTCTTGTAGGGCTCCAGGAAGGCCGGCTGGGCCTTGTAGCTGTTGATCTCGCCGATCTTGATCGTCCCCTGCGCCTGGGCACCGCCCCAGGCCAAGGCCAGTGCGGCCACAACGAAGGAGACAGGCGATTTCATGGAAAGTCCTTTGTGCGATATCAGGGTCCGAGGCAATGAAATGTACCCGTCCCGCGCGTTTGCCGGACAATACGGGGGTTTGCCCGCTTGGCAGGCGGCCGCCCGGGGTGCTTCGCAGTGCTCCCAGCCACCCAGCACCCTGCCTCTGTTCGCCGTCCGCTTTCACCTTCCAGCGATCCAACCATGAGTGCCTTTACCGAAGAACGCGTGCTGTCCGTTCACCACTGGACCGACCGCCTGTTCACCTTCACGACGACGCGCGACCCCGCGCTGCGCTTCTCCAACGGCCATTTCACGATGATCGGCCTGCGCGTCAACGAAAAGCCCCTGCTGCGCGCCTACAGCATCGTGAGCGCGAACTACGAGGAGCACCTCGAGTTCCTGAGCATCAAGGTGCCCGAGGGCCCGCTGACCTCGCGCCTGCAGCACATCCAGGTGGGCGACACCGTCATCGTCGGCAAGAAGCCCACGGGCACGCTGCTCATCGACTACCTGCTGCCCGGCAAGCGCCTGTACCTGCTGTCCACGGGCACGGGCCTGGCGCCGTTCATGAGCGTGATCCGCGACCCGGACACGTATGAGAAGTTCGAGCAGGTCATCCTCGTGCACGGCGTGCGCCAGGTGGACGAACTGGCCTACCACGACCTGATGGTGGACCACCTGCCCCAGCACGAATTCCTCGGCGAGATGGTGCGCCAGAAGCTGCTGTACTACCCCACCGTGACGCGCGAACCCTACAAGAACATGGGCCGCGTGACCGACCTGATCGAGAACGGCAAGCTGTTCGCCGACCTCGAACTGCCCCCGCTGGACCGCGTGCACGACCGCGTGATGATCTGCGGCAGCCCGGCCATGCTCAACGACCTCAAGCACATGCTGGAAAAGCGCGGCTTCAACGAAGGCAACACGACCACACCGGGCGACTTCGTGATCGAACGCGCATTCGCCGAGAAGTAAGCACAACCCCCTGAGCGGCTGCGCCGCGTCCCCCTTCCCGCGCCGCGCTGTGCGGCAAGGGGGACGACGCCAGGGGCCGGGGGGTCAGGCCCGTTCCATGGCGTCTGCGGGCCTGGGCCGCCTGGACGCGGCTCAGTACCCGTTGTCCACCACACGCATGGTGGCCGGGGCCTGCGGGGCGTTGTAGGGGGAAGGCTCCTGCGCAATGCGGAAGCCCTGGCCCTCAAGCGTGACCGGCGTGCCCACGGCCACTGCCTGGGCGCGCGTGAACTGGCGCACCGAACCGTCCTCCATGCGCACCCGCACCTGGTAGACGGTGTGCGTGCGCGTGCGCTGCTCCACCTGGTGGCCCACGTAGCCGCCACCCACGGCGCCGAGCAGCGTGGCCGCCGTGCGGCCATTGCCCTTGCCGACCTGGTTGCCCACCACAGCCCCGAGCACGCCCCCCGCCACGGCGCCCACGCCGGTCGCGGGCTCGGCCTGCTGGATGGCCTGCACCGACTCCACCCGGCCGCAGACTCCGCACACCGGCGCGCTGCGCGCCTCGCGCACGGGCAGCGGCTCGGCCTGCGCCGGGCGGGACACGCGCTGCGGCGCCGGGGCCACGGGGGCTGCCACGCCCTGGCGCGCAGGGGCATTCGCCGCCACGGGCGCCTTCACGGCGGGCGGCGCCTCGCGCCGTTCGTTGATGATTTCGGACTCCGGCGTGCGCGGCACGGCCGTGTCGGCCTGGGCCACGGCGGCGGGCGTGCCGCCCTGGCGGGACCACTGCACGGCCATCGTGGTGCCCAGCGCGGCCACGCTCAGCCCCAGCACGCCGATGGCAACCCACAGCCATTTGACGGGCACACCCGGAGCGGGTGCGGGCGTGGGCACGGTGGAGGGAAGGGAGGACGGGTTCATGGTGTGCGGTTCCTTGGCTGTCGGCAGAGATGTTCTGCAATGCCCCGCACGGTACACGCGCCCCGGCCCACGCCCTGTGCGCGCCCATGTAATCGAGCGTAAGAGTTGCGCCAGAGCCCGTGTAGGACATTTGGCTGTTTCACGCTGTATCAGCCGCCCCACCAGCGTTGATAGCTAGGCTTGTGATAGCAAAAAGCCCCCCCTGGAATGTGCCGGGCGCCGGGCGCAGGCGGATCGCCGCATGGTGGGCAGGGCGATGCTTGTCACCCGCACAAATGAGAACGATACTCAATTGCAAAATATCGCATCCAGCATCCACTTCCCTGCAGTCCGAGGAGGAGAAATGAGAACCCCGCCCCTGCCCTGGTCAGAGGAATCCCCCGCCGTGGCCACCGCCACGGTGCTGCACGAACACCATGCCCTGCTGGCGCAGTACGGCCGCGTGCAGGCGCGCTGCAGCGCCCAGCTCGGCGCGCAGGCACGGCAGATCGAGCGGTTGCAGGCCGAGGCGCTGCGCCTGCGCGCCGCCCTGGTCGCACGCGAGACGGCGCTGGCCTGGACCCGCGAGGACCTGCGCGCGCTGGAGGCCGCCGTCCCGGGGCTGCCCCGGCGACAGGCGCTCGCGCGGCAGGTGGAGGCGCTGGTGCAGCGCGTGCAGCAGCTCATGCGTGAACGGCTGGGCCGGCCGTGGCGCACGGTGCCCAATGCGCAGGTTGGCCGTGCGGCGGGCGGATTGCCCGGCGGTGCCTCGGTGCTGTGCCTTGCGCGCGATGCTTCGGGCGCGCTGCTCGCGCAGTGCGTGGTGAGCGACACGGCGCCGGACCACCCCGAGCGCCTGGCCCCGGCGAGGCCGAGGCGCGGCTGGAGGCAAGCCTGGTCGCGGCGGACCTCGTGATCTGCCAGACCGGTTGCCTGAGCCACGGCGCCTATTGGCGCGTGCAGGACCACTGCCGGCGCACGGGCAAGCCCTGCGTGCTCGTGGACCAGCCACCGCAGGCGCTGCGCTTCATGCCGGGAGCCCGGCAGCCGTCGCCCGCCTGCGCGGCAGAGGGGACATAGCCGGGGAGAAGCAGAAGGGTTTCTGGCCTGCGCGCGCCATGGATGAGCGCCGCAAGCTACAAAAACAAGAGCACTTCAGCACGCCATCGCGGCAGCCGGGTCGGCGGACTCCAGCACCTGCTGCGCCCAGGGCGCGAGCTTGCGCGTGTCGGCGCGCAGGGTCTCCTGCTTGACGGCCAGGATCTGCGCCGGGTGCATCGAGAAGCTGCGCAGCCCCAGGCCCAGCAGCAGGCGCGTCATGGACACATCGCCCGCCGTCTCGCCGCACACGCATACGCTCTTGCCGGCTGCATGGCCTGCCGCGATCACGTCAGCCACCAGGCGCAGCACGGCCGGGTGCAGCGGATCGTAGAGGTGCGCCACCGATTCGTCGGCCCGGTCGATGGCCAGCGCGTACTGGATCAGGTCGTTGGTGCCGATCGACAGGAAGTCGAAGTAGTGCAGGAAGGTCTTCACCATGAGCGCGGCGGCGGGCACCTCGATCATGGCGCCCAGCTGCACGGGCCCGTAGACGGCGCCGCGCGCGTCGAGTTCGGCGCGCGCCTGGTCCACCTGGGCCAGGGTCTGCAGGATCTCGCTCGTGTGCGCCAGCATGGGGAACAGCAGGTTCACCCGCCCATGGGCCGCGGCGCGCAGCACGGCGCGCAGCTGCGTGCGGAACATGGCCGGATCGGCCAGGCTCCAGCGGATCGCGCGCAGGCCCAGCGCGGGGTTCAGGTGGCTGTCCTTGTGCGCCTTGTCCAGTGGCTTGTCGGCCCCACGTCGATGGTGCGGATGGTCACGGGCAGGCCCTGCATCCCGTCGATCGCCTGGCGGTAGGCCAGGTACTGCTCCTCTTCGTCCGGCAGGCGGTCGCCCTTGCCCATGAAAAGGAATTCCGTGCGGAACAGGCCCACCCCCACGGCGCCCGCACGCACGGCGGCCTCGGTGTCGCCAGGCTGCTCGATGTTGGCCAGCAGCTCGATCTTGTGGCCGTCGATGGTGACGGCCGGCGTGTGGCGCAGGCGGATCAGGCGCTCGCGCTCCAGTTCGATCTGGCGCTGGCGGAAGCCGTACTCGGCCAGGATGATGGGCGACGGGTCGGCGATGACCACGCCCGCGTCGCCGTCGATGATGATCCAGTCATCCTGGCGCACGAGCTGGCTTGACGCGCGCGCGCCCACCACGGCCGGAATGTCCATGCTGCGCGCCACGATGGCCGTGTGCGAGGTCTTGCCGCCCACGTCGGTCACGAAGCCCGCGAACACGCTCTGCTTGAACTGCAGCAGATCGGCCGGCGAGAGGTCGTGCGCCACGAGCACCAGGGGCACGTCCACCGTGTCGTCCAGGAGCAGGTCCTGCTGGGTCTTGCGGCGCGGCTCTG contains:
- a CDS encoding ferredoxin--NADP reductase; this encodes MSAFTEERVLSVHHWTDRLFTFTTTRDPALRFSNGHFTMIGLRVNEKPLLRAYSIVSANYEEHLEFLSIKVPEGPLTSRLQHIQVGDTVIVGKKPTGTLLIDYLLPGKRLYLLSTGTGLAPFMSVIRDPDTYEKFEQVILVHGVRQVDELAYHDLMVDHLPQHEFLGEMVRQKLLYYPTVTREPYKNMGRVTDLIENGKLFADLELPPLDRVHDRVMICGSPAMLNDLKHMLEKRGFNEGNTTTPGDFVIERAFAEK
- a CDS encoding glycine zipper 2TM domain-containing protein; its protein translation is MNPSSLPSTVPTPAPAPGVPVKWLWVAIGVLGLSVAALGTTMAVQWSRQGGTPAAVAQADTAVPRTPESEIINERREAPPAVKAPVAANAPARQGVAAPVAPAPQRVSRPAQAEPLPVREARSAPVCGVCGRVESVQAIQQAEPATGVGAVAGGVLGAVVGNQVGKGNGRTAATLLGAVGGGYVGHQVEQRTRTHTVYQVRVRMEDGSVRQFTRAQAVAVGTPVTLEGQGFRIAQEPSPYNAPQAPATMRVVDNGY